Proteins from one Parvibaculum lavamentivorans DS-1 genomic window:
- a CDS encoding HIT domain-containing protein produces MAFTLHERLAADTLLVADLPLCRVLLMNDRRFPWLILVPRREGLRDFDDVAAKEKAKFHAEIDLASDVLREVTKAHKMNVAALGNMVPQLHVHVIARFPEDAAWPAPVWGVGTAEAYGEEERRALVERLGRDFRG; encoded by the coding sequence ATGGCATTCACCCTTCACGAGCGGCTTGCCGCCGATACGCTGCTGGTGGCCGACCTGCCGCTTTGCCGGGTGCTGCTGATGAATGACCGGCGGTTTCCCTGGCTGATCCTGGTGCCGCGGCGCGAGGGGCTGCGGGATTTCGATGATGTGGCGGCGAAGGAGAAAGCGAAATTCCATGCGGAGATCGACCTTGCCTCGGATGTGCTGAGGGAAGTGACCAAGGCACACAAAATGAATGTGGCGGCGCTCGGCAACATGGTGCCGCAGCTTCATGTGCATGTGATTGCCCGGTTTCCCGAGGATGCGGCCTGGCCGGCGCCGGTCTGGGGCGTTGGGACGGCCGAAGCCTACGGCGAGGAAGAGAGGCGTGCCCTTGTCGAACGGCTGGGACGGGATTTTCGCGGCTGA
- a CDS encoding response regulator: MNTALVADLSPASRRAASHLLERLGFRVAGASGSEEALAMAAGTAPDLIMIDGRLEMPSGGLLVEALRRLPGGQDFCLFHVTGDAAPASVRRAIEAGADDYLAKPFDEALLAFKLGQARTRGRLAGRSHLRLVQDNSAAGATAWRFGLFGKAV; this comes from the coding sequence TTGAACACAGCCCTTGTTGCCGATCTTTCGCCCGCCTCGCGCCGCGCCGCGAGCCACCTGCTCGAACGCCTCGGCTTTCGGGTGGCGGGAGCGTCCGGCAGCGAGGAGGCGCTGGCGATGGCGGCGGGTACGGCGCCGGACCTCATCATGATCGACGGGCGGCTGGAAATGCCGAGCGGCGGGCTGCTGGTAGAGGCGTTGCGGCGCCTGCCGGGTGGGCAGGATTTCTGCCTTTTCCATGTGACGGGCGATGCCGCGCCGGCATCGGTGCGCCGCGCGATCGAGGCTGGGGCCGACGACTATCTCGCGAAGCCGTTCGATGAGGCGTTGCTTGCCTTCAAGCTGGGGCAGGCGCGGACGCGCGGGCGGCTCGCCGGGCGGTCGCACTTGCGGCTGGTGCAGGACAATTCAGCCGCCGGCGCCACGGCGTGGCGCTTTGGGCTGTTTGGCAAGGCCGTCTGA
- a CDS encoding acyl-CoA dehydrogenase family protein, with protein sequence MDFRFSEDQQAIRDAVARICVKYDDAFWLKHDKEGGFPEDFVRDIAAGGWLGVAMPEAYGGSGLGVTEAAIVAQTIAESGACLSGASAIHINLFGPMPVVVFGTEEQKQKNLPPLIKGEDRCCFGVTEPDAGLNTTAISTKAEWDGKAYVVHGRKMWTSTAQTANKILLLARTTPKEKCAKATEGLSLFYTNLDRGGATEVREIEKMGRKAVDSNAVFFDGLRVPKEDLIGEEGKGFHYLLHGLNPERVLIGAEAVGVGRIALKKATDYAREREVFGRPIGQNQAIQHPLARCWAELEAANLMVFKAAALYDAGENCGAEANAGKYLAAEAGFRACETAIMTHGGMGYAKEFHVERYMREVMIARIAPVSRELILSFIAERVLGLPKSY encoded by the coding sequence ATGGATTTCAGATTCAGCGAGGATCAGCAGGCGATCAGGGACGCCGTGGCGCGGATCTGCGTGAAGTATGACGATGCCTTCTGGCTGAAACACGACAAGGAAGGCGGCTTCCCGGAGGATTTCGTGCGGGATATCGCGGCTGGCGGCTGGCTTGGGGTCGCGATGCCGGAAGCCTATGGCGGTTCGGGGCTCGGCGTGACGGAAGCGGCCATCGTGGCGCAAACGATTGCCGAATCGGGGGCGTGTCTTTCGGGTGCTTCCGCCATTCACATCAACCTGTTCGGGCCGATGCCCGTGGTGGTGTTCGGGACCGAGGAGCAGAAGCAGAAGAACCTGCCGCCGCTCATCAAGGGCGAGGACCGCTGCTGCTTCGGCGTGACGGAGCCGGATGCGGGGCTCAATACCACCGCGATCTCCACCAAGGCGGAGTGGGACGGCAAGGCCTATGTGGTGCATGGGCGGAAGATGTGGACCTCGACCGCGCAGACGGCGAACAAGATATTGCTGCTGGCGCGGACGACGCCGAAGGAGAAATGCGCCAAGGCGACCGAAGGATTGTCACTCTTTTATACGAACCTCGATCGCGGTGGCGCCACGGAGGTTCGCGAGATCGAGAAGATGGGGCGGAAGGCGGTCGACTCGAACGCGGTGTTCTTCGATGGGCTACGGGTGCCGAAGGAAGACCTGATCGGCGAGGAGGGGAAGGGATTTCACTATCTGCTGCATGGGCTTAACCCGGAGCGGGTGCTGATCGGCGCGGAGGCGGTGGGTGTCGGCCGGATTGCGCTGAAGAAGGCGACGGATTATGCGCGGGAGCGGGAGGTGTTCGGCCGGCCGATTGGGCAGAACCAGGCGATCCAGCATCCGCTGGCGCGGTGCTGGGCGGAACTGGAAGCGGCGAACCTGATGGTGTTCAAGGCGGCGGCGCTTTACGACGCGGGCGAGAATTGCGGGGCGGAGGCCAATGCGGGGAAATATCTGGCGGCGGAGGCGGGTTTCCGGGCCTGCGAGACGGCGATCATGACGCATGGGGGCATGGGCTATGCCAAGGAGTTCCATGTCGAGCGTTATATGCGCGAAGTGATGATCGCGCGGATTGCACCTGTGAGCCGTGAGCTGATCCTGAGTTTCATTGCCGAGCGGGTGCTTGGCCTGCCGAAGTCTTATTGA
- a CDS encoding cation-transporting P-type ATPase produces MAASQEKVAAPQARAWHSLEREAVLAETGSGHGGISEEEAARRLEAYGPNRLPRAKPRGLAMRFLLQFHNLLIYVLIAAGVLAAGIGHVTDAAVILLVVILNAIIGVVQEGRAEQALNAIRDMIDPHASVMRGGRRLTIGADEVVPGDVVLLEAGDRVPADLRLLKAHNLKADEAALTGESVPVDKSTSPVDAGAPLGDRFSMAFSGTFIAAGQGAGVAVATGAATELGHISGMLGDVERLTTPLVRQMNLFARQVTVAVLGVSALVFLYAVFAGGYSFSDAFMVMVGLAVAAIPEGLPAVMTIALAVGVRRMASRNAIIRQLPAVETLGSVSVICSDKTGTLTRNEMTVRAAVTAAGRTDVEGAGYAPEGRFLADGAPADIAAYPVVEELSLAGLLCNDAHLRHADGNWLVDGDPMEGALVSLAAKAGHDIDAARQRFTRLDVIPFDARHRYMATLNARGSGAPVLYLKGAPEQVVAMCARAATAEGEGAVDADYWQRQIEALASDGQRVIALARRVMPEGCTEISPRDAEEGLTLLGIAGLIDPPREEAMKAVAECRAAGISVKMITGDHAATACAIARQLGIADEPRTVTGAELDRMADDEFRRTAREAAVFARTSPEHKLRLVEALQSDGSVIAMTGDGVNDAPALKRADVGVAMGGKGTEAAKEASEMVLADDNFASIVAAVREGRTVYDNITKVITWTLPTNGGEALTIILAILFGLTLPVTPVQILWINMVTAVALGLTLSFEPTEAGAMRRPPRQAGQRLLSGRLLWRIVFVSLLMVAGTFGIYAWATSRGLPVETARTMVVNALVVMEIFYLFSVRYVHGTSLTWRGVLGTPAVLAGVGTVIAAQFAFTYMPFLQGIFGSRPVSLTDGAVIVGAGILLLVVVEIEKRVAARFGFVR; encoded by the coding sequence GTGGCAGCATCGCAGGAAAAAGTCGCAGCGCCGCAAGCGCGCGCATGGCATTCGCTGGAGCGCGAGGCCGTTCTGGCCGAGACCGGCAGCGGGCATGGCGGCATCTCCGAGGAGGAGGCGGCGCGGCGGCTCGAAGCCTATGGGCCGAACCGGCTGCCCCGCGCGAAGCCTCGCGGGCTCGCGATGCGCTTTCTCCTCCAGTTTCACAATCTCCTCATCTATGTGCTGATCGCGGCGGGTGTTCTCGCGGCGGGGATCGGCCATGTGACCGACGCTGCCGTGATCCTGCTGGTCGTCATCCTGAATGCGATTATCGGCGTCGTACAGGAAGGGCGCGCGGAACAGGCGCTCAACGCGATACGCGACATGATCGATCCGCATGCCTCGGTGATGCGTGGCGGACGGCGGCTGACGATCGGCGCGGACGAGGTGGTGCCGGGCGATGTGGTGCTGCTGGAAGCGGGGGATCGGGTGCCCGCCGACCTGCGGCTGCTGAAAGCGCACAACCTGAAAGCCGACGAGGCGGCACTGACGGGCGAGTCCGTGCCGGTCGACAAGAGCACCTCCCCGGTGGATGCAGGAGCGCCGCTGGGCGACCGCTTTTCAATGGCGTTTTCCGGCACCTTCATCGCCGCCGGACAAGGGGCAGGCGTGGCCGTGGCCACGGGCGCGGCAACGGAGCTTGGACATATCAGCGGTATGCTCGGCGATGTCGAGCGGCTGACGACGCCGCTGGTGCGGCAGATGAACCTGTTCGCACGGCAGGTGACTGTGGCGGTGCTTGGCGTTTCCGCGCTCGTCTTTCTCTACGCGGTTTTCGCGGGCGGCTATTCGTTCAGCGACGCCTTCATGGTGATGGTGGGGCTGGCGGTTGCGGCGATCCCCGAAGGGCTGCCCGCCGTCATGACCATTGCGCTTGCCGTCGGCGTGCGGCGCATGGCGAGCCGCAATGCCATCATCCGCCAGCTGCCCGCCGTGGAGACGCTGGGATCGGTGTCGGTGATCTGTTCCGACAAGACCGGCACGCTGACCCGCAACGAGATGACGGTGCGCGCGGCGGTGACGGCGGCTGGACGAACGGATGTCGAAGGGGCGGGCTATGCGCCGGAGGGGCGGTTTCTCGCGGATGGGGCGCCTGCCGACATTGCCGCCTATCCGGTGGTGGAGGAATTGTCGCTGGCGGGGCTGCTGTGCAACGACGCGCATCTGCGCCATGCGGACGGGAACTGGCTGGTGGATGGCGACCCGATGGAGGGGGCGCTGGTTTCGCTTGCGGCGAAAGCGGGGCACGACATCGACGCCGCGCGCCAACGCTTCACGCGGCTCGACGTCATTCCCTTCGATGCGCGGCATCGCTACATGGCGACGCTCAATGCGCGCGGGAGCGGCGCGCCGGTGCTTTACCTGAAAGGCGCGCCCGAGCAGGTGGTGGCGATGTGCGCGCGCGCCGCGACGGCGGAGGGCGAGGGGGCGGTGGACGCGGATTACTGGCAGCGGCAGATCGAGGCGCTGGCTTCCGACGGCCAACGCGTGATTGCGCTGGCGCGGCGCGTGATGCCGGAGGGTTGCACGGAGATTTCGCCGCGCGATGCGGAAGAGGGGCTGACATTACTCGGCATTGCCGGGCTGATCGATCCGCCGCGCGAGGAAGCGATGAAGGCGGTGGCCGAATGCAGGGCGGCGGGCATCAGCGTCAAGATGATTACCGGCGACCACGCCGCCACCGCCTGCGCGATCGCGCGGCAGCTCGGCATTGCCGACGAGCCGAGGACCGTGACGGGCGCGGAACTGGACCGGATGGCGGATGATGAATTCCGCAGGACGGCGCGGGAGGCGGCGGTGTTCGCGCGGACGAGCCCGGAACACAAACTGAGGCTGGTGGAGGCGTTGCAATCGGACGGCTCGGTGATCGCGATGACGGGCGACGGCGTGAACGACGCGCCGGCGCTGAAGCGCGCGGATGTGGGCGTCGCGATGGGCGGCAAGGGAACGGAGGCGGCGAAGGAGGCGAGCGAGATGGTGCTGGCCGACGACAATTTCGCGTCTATCGTCGCCGCCGTGCGCGAAGGGCGGACGGTCTATGACAATATCACCAAGGTGATCACCTGGACGCTGCCGACCAATGGCGGCGAGGCGCTGACCATCATTCTCGCGATCCTGTTCGGGCTGACGCTGCCTGTGACGCCGGTGCAGATTCTCTGGATCAACATGGTGACGGCGGTGGCGCTCGGCCTGACGCTGTCGTTCGAGCCGACGGAGGCGGGCGCGATGCGCCGGCCGCCGCGACAGGCGGGGCAGAGGCTGCTGTCGGGCAGGCTGCTGTGGCGGATCGTTTTCGTCTCGCTGCTGATGGTGGCGGGCACGTTCGGCATCTATGCCTGGGCGACGAGCCGGGGCCTGCCGGTGGAGACGGCGCGGACGATGGTGGTGAACGCGCTGGTCGTCATGGAAATCTTCTATCTTTTCAGCGTGCGCTATGTGCATGGCACGTCGCTGACATGGCGGGGGGTGCTGGGCACGCCCGCCGTTCTCGCGGGCGTGGGGACGGTAATCGCGGCGCAGTTCGCCTTTACCTATATGCCGTTCCTTCAGGGCATTTTCGGCAGCAGGCCGGTCTCCCTGACCGACGGTGCCGTCATAGTCGGCGCGGGCATTTTGTTGCTGGTCGTGGTCGAGATCGAGAAGCGCGTGGCGGCGCGGTTCGGATTTGTAAGGTGA
- a CDS encoding HpcH/HpaI aldolase/citrate lyase family protein — MRSLLFVPADSEKKLAKGFGSGADALILDLEDSVALSNKEAARKSATDYLKGADRSGPKLVLRINALDTPFWEADLEAIIPAKPDMIVIPKTLSGACVKKVGDRIDRLGGGDIGIGCVATETAASLFTLGTYGGSHPRLAFLTWGAEDLSAALGARDNKDDHGNYTGPYQLARTLTLLGAVAAGVAPIDGVWKDFRDEKGLEAEARAAARDGFTGKMAIHPAQVAIINEVFTPNEADLAHARAVIAAFEQAGDVGVVALDGVMLDMPHLKQAKALLARAAQSN, encoded by the coding sequence ATGAGGTCCTTGCTCTTCGTCCCCGCCGACAGCGAAAAGAAACTCGCCAAGGGCTTCGGCTCCGGCGCCGACGCACTTATCCTCGATCTGGAAGATTCCGTCGCGCTTTCGAACAAGGAAGCCGCGCGCAAATCCGCGACCGATTACCTGAAAGGCGCTGACCGCTCCGGCCCCAAACTCGTGCTCCGCATCAATGCGCTCGACACACCCTTCTGGGAAGCCGACCTCGAAGCCATTATCCCCGCCAAACCCGACATGATCGTCATCCCGAAAACCCTGTCTGGTGCCTGCGTGAAAAAAGTCGGCGACAGGATCGACCGCCTCGGCGGCGGCGACATCGGCATAGGCTGCGTCGCCACGGAAACAGCCGCCTCTCTCTTCACGCTCGGCACATATGGCGGCTCGCATCCCCGCCTCGCTTTCCTCACATGGGGCGCGGAAGATCTTTCCGCCGCGCTCGGCGCGCGCGACAACAAGGACGACCACGGAAACTACACTGGCCCCTACCAGCTCGCCCGAACGCTGACGCTGCTCGGCGCCGTCGCCGCCGGCGTCGCGCCCATCGACGGCGTCTGGAAGGATTTCCGCGACGAGAAAGGCCTCGAAGCCGAAGCCCGCGCCGCCGCGCGAGACGGCTTCACCGGCAAGATGGCGATCCATCCGGCCCAGGTCGCGATCATCAATGAAGTCTTCACGCCGAACGAAGCCGACCTTGCCCATGCCCGCGCCGTCATTGCCGCTTTCGAGCAGGCGGGCGATGTCGGCGTCGTGGCGCTCGACGGTGTCATGCTGGATATGCCCCATCTGAAACAGGCAAAGGCGCTTCTCGCCCGTGCCGCCCAGTCGAATTGA
- a CDS encoding group III truncated hemoglobin — protein MGNDEPGGGEGESENARWCIDEDAKRRATDEQEIERLVRAFYVKVRSDAVLGPIFDGVIGEDWEPHLKKMFDFWSSVMLTTGRYKGQPMRAHLKLKEVSPSHFDRWLTLFRETADEICAPEVADLFTEKAARIAESLQLGMFFEPALHDPERQRR, from the coding sequence ATGGGCAATGACGAACCGGGCGGTGGCGAAGGCGAAAGCGAGAATGCCCGCTGGTGCATCGACGAGGATGCGAAGCGCCGCGCGACCGACGAGCAGGAAATCGAGCGGCTGGTGCGCGCTTTTTATGTGAAGGTGCGGAGCGATGCGGTTCTCGGGCCGATCTTCGACGGCGTCATCGGCGAGGACTGGGAACCGCATCTGAAAAAGATGTTCGACTTCTGGTCCTCCGTGATGCTGACCACCGGCCGCTACAAGGGGCAGCCGATGCGGGCGCATCTGAAGCTGAAAGAGGTGAGCCCCTCGCATTTCGACCGCTGGCTGACGCTTTTCCGCGAGACGGCGGACGAGATCTGCGCGCCGGAAGTGGCGGACCTCTTCACGGAGAAGGCGGCGCGGATCGCGGAGAGCCTGCAGCTCGGTATGTTCTTCGAGCCGGCGCTGCACGATCCGGAACGGCAAAGACGCTGA
- a CDS encoding spinster family MFS transporter, with protein MAEIDVAAEVEESLHHPAKEEAEKPYPKAIYGWYVVGILVLAYTFSFIDRQILSLLVGPIKRDLAISDTQMSLLQGFAFAAFYCVAGLPIGRLVDRYHRVNIIALGVFVWSLMTALCGTARSFLMLFVFRAGVGVGEAALSPAAYSIIADYFPPKRLGFALGVYGMGVYIGAGLALIIGAAVIALVSEGGSATLPLIGEIYAWQITFLVVGLPGILVALWVWTLREPVRRGHVRQETGADGISRRVEVPVKEVFEYMGKNWRTIVPLNLCYALSAMMAYGVAAWIPTLFVRTHGWTYPEAGFWYGLVIVIFGTTGVIAGGWTGDFLTGKGIRNGRMMVCAFTGLAAFPFSIAYPLVDDPWIALLLLCPSTFFATFTTGAGPSALQELMPNQMRGFASAILIFVVTIIGLGLGPTSIALVTDYVYGDEAMLRYSLAVVPAIVLTLAIVAGFLGLKPYLASLDYLKHWSTQNEK; from the coding sequence ATGGCCGAGATCGACGTCGCGGCGGAAGTCGAGGAGAGTCTTCATCACCCTGCAAAAGAAGAGGCGGAAAAGCCTTATCCCAAAGCCATTTACGGCTGGTACGTGGTCGGTATTCTCGTCCTCGCCTACACCTTCTCCTTCATCGACCGGCAGATTCTGAGCCTCCTGGTCGGACCCATCAAACGGGATCTGGCCATCTCCGACACGCAAATGAGCCTGCTGCAAGGCTTTGCTTTTGCTGCCTTTTACTGTGTTGCAGGCCTCCCGATCGGCCGTCTGGTGGACCGCTACCACCGCGTCAACATCATCGCCCTCGGCGTCTTCGTTTGGAGCTTGATGACCGCGCTGTGCGGCACCGCGCGCTCCTTCCTGATGCTTTTCGTCTTCCGCGCCGGCGTCGGCGTCGGCGAGGCGGCGCTCTCGCCCGCCGCCTATTCCATCATCGCGGACTATTTTCCGCCGAAACGCTTGGGTTTTGCGCTCGGCGTCTATGGCATGGGCGTCTATATCGGCGCCGGCCTCGCCCTCATCATCGGCGCCGCCGTTATCGCCCTCGTCTCCGAAGGCGGCAGCGCCACCCTGCCCCTGATCGGCGAAATCTACGCCTGGCAAATCACCTTCCTCGTCGTCGGCCTGCCCGGCATCCTTGTCGCCCTCTGGGTCTGGACCCTTCGCGAGCCTGTCCGCCGCGGCCATGTCCGTCAGGAAACCGGCGCCGACGGCATCTCCCGCCGCGTCGAGGTGCCGGTGAAGGAAGTCTTTGAATATATGGGCAAAAACTGGCGCACCATTGTGCCGCTTAACCTCTGCTACGCCCTCTCGGCCATGATGGCCTATGGCGTCGCTGCCTGGATTCCGACCCTCTTCGTCCGCACCCACGGCTGGACCTATCCCGAAGCGGGCTTCTGGTATGGCCTCGTCATCGTCATCTTCGGCACCACCGGCGTCATCGCGGGCGGCTGGACGGGCGACTTCCTGACCGGCAAGGGCATCCGCAACGGCCGCATGATGGTCTGCGCCTTCACCGGCCTTGCCGCCTTCCCCTTCTCCATCGCCTATCCGCTGGTGGACGACCCCTGGATTGCGCTTTTGCTGCTCTGCCCCTCGACCTTTTTCGCCACTTTCACCACCGGCGCCGGCCCCTCCGCGCTCCAGGAACTGATGCCGAACCAGATGCGCGGCTTCGCCTCCGCCATCCTGATTTTCGTGGTCACGATCATCGGCCTCGGCCTCGGCCCCACCTCGATCGCGCTGGTGACGGACTATGTCTATGGCGATGAAGCGATGCTGCGCTACTCGCTGGCAGTGGTACCGGCCATCGTCTTGACCCTCGCCATCGTCGCGGGCTTCCTCGGGCTGAAGCCTTATCTCGCGAGCCTCGACTACCTGAAGCACTGGAGCACCCAGAACGAAAAGTGA
- a CDS encoding Rrf2 family transcriptional regulator, with protein sequence MRLTLHTDYALRLLTYLALKPDEIATISEVAESYSISRNHLTKVAHELGRAGFVETLRGRGGGLRLARAAGKIGIGDVVRAMEEDFCIVECFAAETDRCRIGPACRLKRVLKQALDAWLAVLDDTTLADLVERPQPLRRLLALAG encoded by the coding sequence ATGCGCCTCACCCTCCATACGGATTATGCGCTGCGCCTCCTCACTTATCTGGCGCTGAAGCCGGATGAGATTGCCACCATTTCCGAAGTGGCGGAGAGCTACAGCATCTCGCGCAACCATTTGACGAAAGTCGCGCATGAACTCGGCCGCGCCGGCTTCGTCGAAACGCTGCGCGGTCGCGGCGGCGGCCTGCGGCTCGCCCGCGCGGCCGGGAAAATCGGCATCGGCGACGTCGTCCGGGCGATGGAAGAGGATTTCTGCATCGTGGAATGTTTCGCGGCCGAGACGGACCGCTGCCGCATCGGCCCCGCCTGCCGCCTCAAGCGCGTGCTGAAGCAGGCGCTCGATGCCTGGCTTGCCGTGCTGGACGACACCACGCTTGCCGATCTCGTCGAACGACCGCAACCGCTCCGCCGTCTGCTCGCTCTTGCTGGCTGA
- a CDS encoding MaoC family dehydratase: MPGLYFEEFSEGQIFKHPIRRTVTETDNVLFSTMTMNPAALHLDHHYAATETEFGKPLVNSLFTLGLMIGISVNDTTLGTTIANLGMNDVVFPKPVFQGDTLRIETKVLSKRRSKSRPLAGIVTFEHKAYNQHGDEVASCTRQAFMHAKSVEEA; this comes from the coding sequence ATGCCGGGACTTTATTTCGAGGAATTCAGCGAGGGTCAGATATTCAAGCACCCGATCAGGCGCACGGTCACCGAGACGGACAACGTCCTCTTCTCGACCATGACCATGAACCCCGCCGCCCTCCACCTCGACCATCACTACGCGGCAACCGAAACCGAATTCGGCAAGCCGCTGGTGAACAGCCTCTTCACCCTCGGCCTGATGATCGGCATCTCGGTCAACGACACGACGCTTGGCACCACTATCGCCAATCTCGGCATGAACGACGTCGTCTTTCCGAAGCCCGTCTTCCAGGGCGATACGCTGCGGATCGAAACGAAGGTGCTTTCGAAGCGCCGCTCGAAGTCCCGCCCTCTCGCCGGCATCGTCACCTTCGAACACAAGGCCTACAACCAGCACGGAGACGAAGTTGCCTCCTGCACGCGCCAGGCTTTCATGCACGCCAAAAGCGTCGAAGAGGCCTGA
- a CDS encoding 2-hydroxyacid dehydrogenase, translating to MKPNVLIALPLGKAFERKLTDRYTIVADPQAQKGVDAVVTVGTMRADDAWFDAMPDLKLICCFGSGYEGIDIGAAARHNVTVTNTVGANAATVADLAVALLLASVRLVVTGDRLTRAGQWRGENPAPLLFARGITGRRIGVVGLGAIGLKIANRLAAFEAEIGYHNRSRKDVPYPYFETVLELAEWADTLILAHRADESNRHMVNAGVLAALGPSGHVVNISRGSAIDEDALIAALKNGTIAGAGLDVFEDEPHPRQDLVTLPNVVVTPHIGGGTSEAIIAMGDAVIANLDAFFAGKPLPNPVTSA from the coding sequence ATGAAACCGAACGTTCTGATCGCCCTCCCGCTCGGCAAGGCTTTCGAGCGGAAGCTCACCGACCGGTACACCATCGTCGCCGATCCGCAGGCGCAGAAGGGCGTCGATGCTGTCGTCACTGTCGGCACGATGCGCGCCGACGATGCCTGGTTCGACGCCATGCCCGACCTGAAGCTCATCTGCTGCTTCGGCTCCGGCTATGAAGGGATCGATATCGGCGCGGCGGCCCGGCACAACGTCACCGTCACCAATACCGTCGGCGCCAATGCCGCCACGGTCGCGGACCTCGCCGTCGCACTCCTTCTCGCCTCGGTCCGCCTCGTCGTCACTGGCGACCGTCTCACCCGCGCCGGGCAATGGCGCGGCGAAAACCCTGCGCCCCTCCTCTTCGCGCGCGGCATCACGGGCCGCCGGATCGGCGTCGTCGGGCTCGGCGCCATCGGCCTGAAGATCGCGAACCGGCTCGCCGCCTTCGAAGCCGAGATCGGTTATCACAACCGCAGCAGGAAAGACGTCCCCTATCCCTATTTCGAGACCGTGCTCGAACTTGCCGAATGGGCCGACACACTCATCCTCGCCCACCGCGCCGACGAGTCGAACCGTCACATGGTCAATGCCGGGGTTCTGGCGGCGCTCGGCCCTTCCGGTCATGTCGTCAATATCTCGCGCGGCTCCGCTATCGACGAGGACGCCCTGATTGCCGCCCTCAAAAACGGCACCATCGCGGGCGCCGGCCTCGATGTTTTCGAGGACGAGCCCCATCCGCGTCAGGATCTTGTCACCCTGCCCAACGTGGTGGTGACGCCGCATATCGGCGGCGGAACCTCGGAAGCCATCATCGCAATGGGCGATGCCGTAATCGCCAATCTCGACGCCTTTTTCGCCGGAAAACCGCTTCCAAACCCGGTCACTTCGGCCTGA